AACGCTCTTTATCGTCTACTTCCCAGTGCGTAATACCTTCTGCATATACCCAGCCATGATCCATTTTTAAACCAACTCGGTATGGATTCGTTCCAGTAATCTTCCCGCGCTCAAAGCGAATAATTGCATTTCGAATGAATGCACCAACCGTCATCATCTTTTCATTAAAGTGTGACGCATACGCTCCGTTCGTTGTTTCTAAATGAATATATACATCTTTATTTACAAAACGTTCAATTTCATTTTGAATAAGAGAACTATCTTTTACTATTTCCATCGGAATTCACCTCTTTAAACCATTTTACGCAAAAATAATGTAAATTGCTATCTCTATATTAGAGGACAGCGCCCACTTTTCCTAATAATTTGCACTGTGTTTCTTTATTTTTTTATATCATATGTAAAATCATCATTTTTTCCTTCACTTTGTTAAATAGTTTTCTTTCTTTTTTGAATTTGCTACAATATATTTTATCCCGTATGAATACAGCGAGATACATTTCGACAATTGAATACATACTTTAAAGAAGGTGACATGATTGGAACAATCAGCACATGAAGTAGCAAATTGGCAATATTATTTTGCAATTGCCATATTTTTAATCACGTACGGATTTATTATTTCTGAGAAATTGAATCGTGCTGTAATCGCACTATTTGGTGCTGCTATTATGATTATTTTTGGAGTTGTAGATTTACATACCGCTTTCACATCACACATTCAATGGGAAACGATTACCCTTTTAATTGGGATGATGATTCTCGTACATATTACGAGTCAATCAGGCGTATTTGAATTTGTAGCTATTAAAGCGGCAAAAGCAGCTGGCGGAAAACCCATCCGCATTTTATTATTGCTATCCCTATTAACTGCTGTCGGATCAGCATTTTTGGACAACGTAACAACCGTCTTATTAATCGTACCTGTTACACTATCCATTACACGTATTTTAAAAGTAAACCCTGTTCCTTATTTGATTTCAGAAGTGCTATTTTCAAATATAGGCGGAACAGCAACATTAATCGGTGACCCACCGAACATTATGATTGGATCAGCAAACAAACATTTAGATTTTAATGCCTTTTTACTAAACTTAGCTCCAATCGTAATTATTATTTCTATCGTTACACTTGGCATTATTTACTTCATGTATCGTAACAAACTAAAAACAACAACTGAGCAAATTAAAATATTAATGGCATTGAACGAAAAAGATTATATTAAAGATCAAAGCCTCCTTTTAAAATCCATTTCAATTTTAGGACTAACTATTTTAGGCTTTGTACTTCATTCGATTATTCATGTAGACGCTGCCGTTATCGCGATGACAGGCGCTACAATTCTTATGCTAATTGGAGTAAAAGAACACGATATTGAAGATGTATTTGCCCACGTTGAATGGGTAACTATTTTCTTCTTCGCTGGACTATTCGTTCTCGTTGGCGGGTTAATTGATATCGGGCTTATTTCTTCACTCGCAAAAGAAGTACTCGACGTAACAAATGGCGATATCGGTTTCGCTGCGGTACTTATTTTATGGGTATCAGGCATCGCATCTGCGACAATTGATAATATCCCCTTTGTCGCAACGATGATTCCGCTTATTCAAGATTTAGCTACAGGACTCGGACTATCTGTAGACTCTCCACAAATCGAAGTACTGTGGTGGGCGTTATCACTTGGAGCTTGCTTAGGAGGAAACGGAACATTAATCGGAGCATCCGCAAACGTAGTCGTTGCTGGTATTGCAAAACGTGAAGGACATGGATTCTCGTATATGGACTTCTTAAAAATTGGTTTACCGTTAACAATTATTGCGCTATTGTTATCACATGCTTATATATATTTACGTTATTTAATGTAAAAGTTGTAGTGCGTAAAATTATATCGTCAAATACAAAAGGTTTGCAGCACTATGCTGCAAACCTTTTTTTATCACCAAAATATACCGATAATTGCTAATCCACCTAATATCATGCCACCAATTTGTCCAACGATTGCTGGTGATAATTGAACACCTTTTCTTACTTCAACAACCGGTCTTTCGTGCCTTAATTGCTGCACTTCACTTTGAAGTTGATGTACACTTCCGTGTAATTCTTTAATTAATTCCTTTAATTCAGCGACCTCTTCATTTACTGGTTTACTTTTTTCTAAATTCATTTTTCATGACTCCTTATAAGTTCAATCAGTACATTGTAAAAATTCGCCAATTTTCATTATATCTCCTGCATACTACATATATAATTTTGAATGTACTTTCTAACCTTGCAGCTCTATCCATTCATCCCGCAATATCCCCATAATGATGCGATCAAAATACTTCCCATCTCTTTGAACCGCTTCTCTCATACAGCCTTCCATCTGAAAACCCATCTTTTTATACAACTCAATAGCAGCTTTATTATAAGAAATAACATCAAGACCGACGCGGTGTAAATTCAATTCATAGAAAGCATATTTTAAGATAAGATAGATCGCTTCTCTTCCATATCCCTTCCCCCTATCATTTGCATCTCCTATACCAATAGCTAATAAACCCATTCTGTTATTCCACTCTATGCCATGAATTGCAACAAAACCAATTAAGCGATCATCTTGAACTGTCCTTACCATGAAAGAAACACTATTCGATCTCCTTCCCTTTAGTAGACCATCACTTGCTATTTCCTGTAAAGATTGCGGGAATGCTACATCTGTATCAACATTTCTTAAATACTCACTATCTTCTTGCCACATAGCCATTACTTCAGCATCTGCTTCTCTCATAGCTGATAATTTAATCGTTTTATTTTGAAAAAGATTCATTGTCATTTCAAACTCCCCTTTATTAAATAATGGGGATAATTATTCTAGCCTATTTATCCCCTATTTCCATAAACTGCTTTATAAACGGGATACTTACAATAAGTGCTGACATCGGCATATCTCCTCTGCATTAAATTAAATTTATTGTATAATTTTTTATTTATTCTAACAATAAAAAAGACCCTCAAAATTTAGAGGATCTTCCTAACATCGAATCGATATTATTTCGTAAACATTTTCTCCGCTTCATCCATTGCCATTTTGTTACCTAAAGCAGAATAGTCTAGCCATGGTTGGTCATTAATAATGTATACATGCTTGCCTTTAACAGCTTTTAAGTCTTTCCAGATTGGTGTTTCTTGAAGTTGTTTAAATGCAGCTTTTGCCTTATCATCTCTATTTACAACAACAAATATAGCATCTGCATCAAAGTCAGGTAATACTTCTTGGGAAATGACTTCGAAAGGACGGTTTCCATCAATTTTCTCTACACCATTTGCAGGTTGTAATCCTAAGTCTTGGAATAAAATTGGTCCCATCGGTCTTTTCGTACTAAATACACGTAATTCTTTTGCAGTAACGCGAATTGCCATTACTTTTTCGTTATTACCTAACTCTTTATCTATTAAACTTTTTACTCGTTTTGATTGCTCTTCGTAATCTTGAATATATGTATCCGCTTCTTTCTCACGGTTTACAAGTTTACCAACTTGTTTTAAGTGGTCTCTCCACGTACCCTCATCTAAATTGAAAGAATGTGTTTTTGCAATTTTTTCGTATTTCGCTAAATCTTTGCCAGCGTATTTTTCATCCACATAAATTTCAGATGGCTTTAACTGAAGTAACGCTTCCATATTCGAATCTGTTACAACGCCCAGTTTCTTCGTATCTTTCAGTTGTTCTTTTGCGTGTGGTAAGAAATCTTTTAAATCTCCACCAATTACAGAACCTACTGGTGTAATTCCTAATGCAAGTAAATTATTCGTTAAGTGAATAGACATAGAGGCGATTTTGGGGTCATTACTTTTTTCCGTTTTTTTCGTTACCTCTTCATTAGATTTCGTTTGACCACATGCTGCTAGTACTAAAATACACATGATGCTAAATAAAATAGTAAGTTTCTTTTTCATATGTTCTCCTCTTTGAAGTATTTATTTTGTTTTTGTAAGTAAATAAAGAAAATACGGCGCTCCTAAAGCTGCCACTACTACACCAGCTGGAATAGAGTTTGGCTCAAATATAGAACGACCTATCGTATCTGCTAGTACTAAAATAATCATTCCGATAATGCCAGCTAGTGGAAGGAAATGTTGATACGTAGTACCTACTAACTTTCTTGCAATATGCGGAGCAACTAAACCGATAAAACCAATCCCTCCTGCCATCGATACACTCGCGCAAGATAATCCAACCGCTGTAGCTAAAAGGAGTAACCGTTCTTTTTGAACAGAAACACCAAGCCCTGCTGCCACACTATCACCGAGTGACAATGCATTTAACGTTTTAGATTTTAGCCATGCATACGGAGTTAGTATGAAAATCCAAGGTAATAATGCAAGGACATGAATCCAATCCCTTCCCCACACGTTACCAACTAACCATCTAGAAGCAAATGTATATGTCTCATCATTTAACTTGAGAGAGAAAAATAACGAAATCGCACTAAATCCAGCTGAAACAGCAATACCAACGAGAATAAGTCTAATAGGCAGTAAACCTTTTGACCGATCACTCGCAAGTATAATAATTAAAAATGCAGCTAGCACTCCTCCGCCAAATGTAAATAACGGTATTAAAATCGATGCATTCTCATTAATAGAATGAAAGAAAGTAACGAATATAATTAGCCCGAAGGATGCACCTGCATGTAATCCTAAAATACCAGGGTCTGCAAGTGCATTACGTGATAATCCTTGTAAAATCGCACCAGAAATCCCAAGGCCAATACCAGCTAACATGGTGATTATAATTCTTGGCATACGATAATCGTATAGCACTGTTACGCTCTCAAAATCACCATAACCGAAAAGTGTTTGAATTACTTTGAGTGGTGCAATGCTAAGTGTCCCTGTATTTAAGCTAAGTAAAATGACAGCGATACTAATACAACCGAATATTGTAGTTACAGTAATAGCTCTCTTTTTATCTGTGTTCAAAAGATCCTTCACTTATAGCTCCCTCCCAACTTTACGTGCTATATAGAGGAAGAACGGAACTCCAACAAGAGCTACCATAATTCCTATCGCGAGTTCTTTAGGAGGGTTTACTGTTCTTGCCCCTAAGTCAGCTAAAACTAATAACATAGCTCCTAATAATGCTGACATAGGAATAATGAGTCGATAATTCACACCAACTAATTTTCTAGCAATATGCGGAATAACGAGTCCTACAAATCCGATAGAACCAACAGCTGAAACAGATACACCTGCCAGAATGACTACTATAATCATCCCTAGTATTCTCGTTCGGTTCGTTTTTACTCCTAAATTCGTAGCGACGTCATCCCCCATTGATATGAGTGAAATAGATCGCCCTATCACTATCGCAAAAAGAATCGTTATAAGAATAATAGGAACTAAAAACTTCAAATGTTCCCACTTAACCCCTGCAACACCACCAGCGTACCAAAACGCTAAATCTTGACTTAAGTCATAATAAATCGCGATACCTGAACTCAACGAATGCAATAGTGCGGCCATAACTGCCCCTGCAATCGTTAATCTCATCGGTGTTAATCCGCCTGATGTGGCCGATCCGATAATAAAAATGAGTACTGTACTTAAAACCGCTCCAATAAAAGAGACAATCATTAAATAGGAATATGGCATTTGCGGAAAAAAGGCAAAACTAAGTGCTACTACAAACATCGCACCTGCATTTATGCCAAGCACACCT
This Bacillus paramycoides DNA region includes the following protein-coding sequences:
- a CDS encoding FecCD family ABC transporter permease, with protein sequence MLHKSTIRAGNKRWIHIKFICFMSLTIICLIGSIFLAVAFGAKDIQLQTVWTAVFDYNPKLTQHQIIYELRLSRVIGAAVVGAAFAVAGAVMQGVTRNPLADAGVLGINAGAMFVVALSFAFFPQMPYSYLMIVSFIGAVLSTVLIFIIGSATSGGLTPMRLTIAGAVMAALLHSLSSGIAIYYDLSQDLAFWYAGGVAGVKWEHLKFLVPIILITILFAIVIGRSISLISMGDDVATNLGVKTNRTRILGMIIVVILAGVSVSAVGSIGFVGLVIPHIARKLVGVNYRLIIPMSALLGAMLLVLADLGARTVNPPKELAIGIMVALVGVPFFLYIARKVGREL
- a CDS encoding iron-hydroxamate ABC transporter substrate-binding protein — its product is MKKKLTILFSIMCILVLAACGQTKSNEEVTKKTEKSNDPKIASMSIHLTNNLLALGITPVGSVIGGDLKDFLPHAKEQLKDTKKLGVVTDSNMEALLQLKPSEIYVDEKYAGKDLAKYEKIAKTHSFNLDEGTWRDHLKQVGKLVNREKEADTYIQDYEEQSKRVKSLIDKELGNNEKVMAIRVTAKELRVFSTKRPMGPILFQDLGLQPANGVEKIDGNRPFEVISQEVLPDFDADAIFVVVNRDDKAKAAFKQLQETPIWKDLKAVKGKHVYIINDQPWLDYSALGNKMAMDEAEKMFTK
- a CDS encoding ArsB/NhaD family transporter; its protein translation is MEQSAHEVANWQYYFAIAIFLITYGFIISEKLNRAVIALFGAAIMIIFGVVDLHTAFTSHIQWETITLLIGMMILVHITSQSGVFEFVAIKAAKAAGGKPIRILLLLSLLTAVGSAFLDNVTTVLLIVPVTLSITRILKVNPVPYLISEVLFSNIGGTATLIGDPPNIMIGSANKHLDFNAFLLNLAPIVIIISIVTLGIIYFMYRNKLKTTTEQIKILMALNEKDYIKDQSLLLKSISILGLTILGFVLHSIIHVDAAVIAMTGATILMLIGVKEHDIEDVFAHVEWVTIFFFAGLFVLVGGLIDIGLISSLAKEVLDVTNGDIGFAAVLILWVSGIASATIDNIPFVATMIPLIQDLATGLGLSVDSPQIEVLWWALSLGACLGGNGTLIGASANVVVAGIAKREGHGFSYMDFLKIGLPLTIIALLLSHAYIYLRYLM
- a CDS encoding YojF family protein, giving the protein MEIVKDSSLIQNEIERFVNKDVYIHLETTNGAYASHFNEKMMTVGAFIRNAIIRFERGKITGTNPYRVGLKMDHGWVYAEGITHWEVDDKERLLLAGHDNQGRLAVALELSLTPFK
- a CDS encoding FecCD family ABC transporter permease, producing MKDLLNTDKKRAITVTTIFGCISIAVILLSLNTGTLSIAPLKVIQTLFGYGDFESVTVLYDYRMPRIIITMLAGIGLGISGAILQGLSRNALADPGILGLHAGASFGLIIFVTFFHSINENASILIPLFTFGGGVLAAFLIIILASDRSKGLLPIRLILVGIAVSAGFSAISLFFSLKLNDETYTFASRWLVGNVWGRDWIHVLALLPWIFILTPYAWLKSKTLNALSLGDSVAAGLGVSVQKERLLLLATAVGLSCASVSMAGGIGFIGLVAPHIARKLVGTTYQHFLPLAGIIGMIILVLADTIGRSIFEPNSIPAGVVVAALGAPYFLYLLTKTK
- a CDS encoding GNAT family N-acetyltransferase, giving the protein MTMNLFQNKTIKLSAMREADAEVMAMWQEDSEYLRNVDTDVAFPQSLQEIASDGLLKGRRSNSVSFMVRTVQDDRLIGFVAIHGIEWNNRMGLLAIGIGDANDRGKGYGREAIYLILKYAFYELNLHRVGLDVISYNKAAIELYKKMGFQMEGCMREAVQRDGKYFDRIIMGILRDEWIELQG